A single genomic interval of Microbacterium oleivorans harbors:
- a CDS encoding FadR/GntR family transcriptional regulator, whose protein sequence is MVDGTPARAWRVVLERIESDLLAGKLGPGDRLPSERDLVAQLGVGRSSVREALRVLEVMGLIRTATGSGPNAGAIVVARPTGGMQALLRLQVAAQGFDIADVVSTRLLLEEWVAGQLAGTPDVDLANAREALRAMDAAGLTPADFLALDAQFHVALAEASGNDVVAAMMAGLRSSIEDYVLQGASRIPDWEDAVERLRAEHRAIVSAIDDDRVDDARTAIHDHITGYYASANPVRPAST, encoded by the coding sequence ATGGTCGACGGAACCCCGGCGCGCGCATGGCGCGTCGTACTGGAGAGGATCGAATCCGATCTTCTCGCCGGCAAGCTCGGTCCCGGCGACCGGCTGCCCTCCGAGCGCGATCTGGTCGCGCAGCTCGGCGTCGGACGATCCAGCGTGCGCGAGGCGCTGCGCGTGCTCGAGGTCATGGGACTCATCCGCACCGCGACCGGATCGGGTCCGAACGCCGGAGCCATCGTGGTGGCCCGACCCACCGGCGGGATGCAGGCCCTGCTGCGGCTCCAGGTCGCCGCGCAGGGCTTCGACATCGCCGACGTCGTCAGCACTCGTCTGCTCCTCGAGGAGTGGGTCGCCGGGCAACTGGCGGGCACACCCGACGTCGATCTGGCGAACGCCCGCGAGGCACTGCGCGCCATGGACGCCGCCGGCCTCACGCCCGCGGACTTCCTCGCGCTCGACGCCCAGTTCCACGTCGCGCTGGCCGAGGCCTCCGGCAATGACGTCGTTGCGGCGATGATGGCGGGGCTCCGCTCGTCGATCGAGGACTACGTGCTGCAGGGCGCCTCGCGCATCCCGGACTGGGAGGACGCCGTCGAGCGGCTGCGCGCCGAGCACCGCGCGATCGTCTCGGCCATCGACGACGATCGCGTCGACGATGCCCGCACGGCGATCCACGACCACATCACCGGCTACTACGCGTCGGCCAACCCCGTGCGCCCCGCATCCACCTGA
- a CDS encoding thymidine kinase produces the protein MAKLYFRYGAMNSGKSTALLQAAYNYEERGQHVLLAKPEIDTKGAGQIASRLGVERDVDFLVAADDDITVLFARHRARVREQTGSDVACLMVDEAQFLTSQQVDDLLRIVVDENVPVLAYGIRTDFQTRAFPGSARLMELAHSLEELKTICRCGRKALFNARLVGGRFVFEGDQVAIDELAADRVTYESMCAECYLRESGGRLA, from the coding sequence ATGGCGAAGCTCTACTTCCGCTACGGAGCCATGAACTCCGGCAAATCGACGGCGCTGCTGCAGGCCGCTTACAACTACGAGGAGCGCGGTCAGCACGTGCTGCTGGCCAAGCCCGAGATCGACACGAAGGGCGCCGGCCAGATCGCGAGCCGTCTCGGCGTCGAGCGGGATGTCGACTTCCTCGTCGCCGCCGATGACGACATCACCGTCCTGTTCGCCCGACATCGCGCGCGTGTGCGCGAGCAGACCGGCTCGGACGTCGCCTGCCTCATGGTCGACGAGGCGCAGTTCCTCACCTCGCAGCAGGTCGACGATCTCCTCCGCATCGTCGTGGACGAGAATGTCCCGGTGCTGGCATACGGCATCCGCACCGATTTCCAGACGCGGGCCTTCCCGGGGTCGGCGCGTCTGATGGAGCTCGCCCACAGCCTGGAGGAGCTCAAGACCATCTGCCGGTGCGGACGCAAGGCGCTGTTCAACGCCCGGCTCGTCGGCGGGCGGTTCGTGTTCGAGGGCGACCAGGTCGCCATCGACGAGCTCGCGGCCGATCGCGTGACCTACGAGTCGATGTGCGCCGAGTGCTACCTGCGGGAGTCCGGCGGCCGTCTGGCCTGA
- the mqo gene encoding malate dehydrogenase (quinone), with translation MSATLGTLLKQLQPDWKIEVHERLSDLAQESSNAWNNAGTGHAALCELNYMPEGPDGAVDPGKAITINEQFQQSRQLWTSLIERGILDEPSTFINATPHMTFVRGEKDVAYLKKRYEALKDQPLFAGIEYSEDSRVINQWAPLLMQRRRKGEPFAATRVPAGTDVDFGALTRQLFAHLQDQGVDVITDREVRTLTRQKDGSWRVFWRNKLGRTPGHTDARFVFVGAGGWALKLLQKSGIPEIKGYGVFPIGGQFLKTTNPDIVAQHKAKVYSQASVGAPPMSVPHLDTRVVDGEASLLFGPFATFSPKFLKNGRITDIVAQVRPHNLVPMLKVAVDNPSLISYLVGELMKNHSKKVDALRVFMPTARDEDWELIQAGQRAQVMKKDPEKGGVLQFGTEVVTSADGSIAGLLGASPGASTAASIMLGLLKTCFPDRIGGWEGELKQLIPSYGEPLNPRGEAARASVEATAEALSITP, from the coding sequence ATGAGTGCCACCCTGGGAACGCTGCTGAAGCAGCTCCAGCCCGATTGGAAGATCGAGGTGCACGAGCGCCTGTCCGATCTGGCGCAGGAGAGCTCGAACGCGTGGAACAACGCCGGTACGGGGCATGCCGCTCTGTGCGAGCTGAACTACATGCCGGAGGGCCCCGACGGCGCCGTCGATCCCGGCAAGGCGATCACGATCAACGAGCAGTTCCAGCAGAGCCGGCAGCTCTGGACCTCGCTGATCGAGCGCGGCATCCTCGACGAGCCGTCCACTTTCATCAACGCGACGCCCCACATGACGTTCGTCCGAGGCGAGAAGGACGTCGCCTACCTGAAGAAGCGCTACGAGGCTCTCAAGGACCAGCCGCTCTTCGCGGGCATCGAGTACTCCGAGGACTCGCGCGTCATCAACCAATGGGCGCCGCTGCTCATGCAGCGGCGGCGCAAGGGCGAGCCCTTCGCCGCGACGCGCGTACCCGCCGGCACCGACGTCGACTTCGGGGCTCTCACGCGTCAGCTCTTCGCGCACCTGCAGGATCAGGGTGTCGACGTCATCACCGACCGCGAGGTCCGCACGCTCACCCGTCAGAAGGACGGCTCGTGGCGGGTCTTCTGGCGCAACAAGCTCGGGCGCACGCCGGGCCACACCGATGCCCGTTTCGTCTTCGTCGGCGCGGGCGGATGGGCGCTGAAGCTGCTGCAGAAGTCGGGCATCCCCGAGATCAAGGGTTACGGCGTCTTTCCGATCGGTGGGCAGTTCCTCAAGACCACCAACCCCGACATCGTCGCGCAGCACAAGGCGAAGGTCTACTCGCAGGCATCCGTCGGGGCGCCCCCGATGTCGGTGCCGCACCTCGACACCCGCGTGGTCGACGGCGAGGCTTCTCTGCTGTTCGGTCCGTTCGCGACCTTCAGCCCCAAGTTCCTCAAGAACGGCCGCATCACCGACATCGTCGCCCAGGTGCGACCGCACAACCTCGTGCCGATGCTCAAGGTCGCCGTCGACAACCCCAGCCTGATCTCGTACCTCGTGGGCGAGCTGATGAAGAACCACAGCAAGAAGGTCGACGCCCTTCGGGTGTTCATGCCCACGGCGCGCGACGAGGACTGGGAGCTCATCCAGGCCGGTCAGCGGGCCCAGGTGATGAAGAAGGACCCCGAAAAGGGCGGCGTGCTGCAGTTCGGCACCGAGGTGGTCACGTCGGCCGACGGCTCCATCGCCGGTCTGCTCGGCGCCTCCCCGGGCGCCTCGACGGCGGCGTCCATCATGCTCGGCCTGCTCAAGACCTGCTTCCCCGACCGTATCGGCGGATGGGAGGGCGAGCTGAAGCAGCTCATCCCGAGCTACGGAGAGCCGTTGAACCCGCGCGGCGAAGCGGCGCGGGCGTCGGTCGAGGCGACCGCCGAAGCGCTGTCGATCACCCCCTGA
- a CDS encoding aspartate-semialdehyde dehydrogenase — MTRISDSGLSVAVVGATGQVGKVMREILVERNFPIRELRLFATARSAGTTIDFAGHDVVVEDVATADPAGIDIALFSAGATGSRAHAPRFAEAGAVVIDNSSAWRMDPDVPLVVSEVNPHATVNPPKGIIANPNCTTMAAMPVLKVLDAEAGLERLIVSTYQAVSGSGLAGAEELLGQVEGVLAQGDTLGLVHDGSAVEFPAPQKYVAPIAFNVIPFAGNLVDDGQNETDEEKKLRNESRKILELPDLRVAGTCVRVPVFTGHSLSIHAEFARDITPDRAREILASAPGVALEEVPTPLRAAGSDPSYVGRIRADQSAPEGKGLVVFISNDNLRKGAALNAVQIAEIVAQRL, encoded by the coding sequence ATGACCCGCATCTCCGATTCCGGACTCTCCGTCGCCGTCGTCGGCGCCACCGGCCAGGTCGGAAAGGTGATGCGCGAGATCCTCGTCGAACGGAACTTCCCGATCCGCGAGCTGCGTCTGTTCGCCACGGCGCGCTCGGCGGGCACGACGATCGACTTCGCCGGTCACGACGTGGTCGTCGAGGACGTCGCCACGGCGGATCCCGCCGGCATCGACATCGCCCTGTTCTCGGCCGGCGCGACCGGCTCCCGCGCGCATGCCCCCCGTTTCGCCGAGGCCGGCGCCGTCGTCATCGACAACTCCAGCGCTTGGCGGATGGACCCCGACGTGCCTCTCGTGGTCAGCGAGGTGAACCCCCACGCGACGGTGAACCCGCCGAAGGGCATCATCGCCAACCCCAACTGCACGACCATGGCGGCCATGCCGGTGCTGAAGGTCCTCGACGCCGAAGCCGGGCTCGAGCGACTCATCGTCTCCACCTACCAGGCCGTGTCCGGTTCCGGGCTCGCGGGTGCCGAGGAGCTCCTCGGACAGGTCGAGGGCGTCCTCGCCCAGGGCGACACCCTCGGACTCGTCCACGACGGGTCGGCGGTGGAGTTCCCCGCGCCCCAGAAGTACGTCGCCCCCATCGCCTTCAACGTGATCCCCTTCGCCGGCAACCTCGTCGACGACGGGCAGAACGAGACCGACGAGGAGAAGAAGCTCCGCAACGAGAGCCGGAAGATCCTCGAACTGCCCGACCTCCGCGTCGCGGGCACCTGCGTCCGCGTCCCGGTCTTCACCGGCCACTCGCTGTCGATCCACGCCGAGTTCGCGCGTGACATCACGCCCGACCGCGCGCGGGAGATCCTGGCGTCGGCGCCCGGCGTCGCCCTCGAAGAGGTGCCCACGCCGCTTCGCGCAGCCGGCAGCGACCCGAGCTACGTCGGTCGTATCCGCGCCGACCAGTCGGCTCCCGAGGGCAAGGGGCTCGTGGTGTTCATCAGCAACGACAACCTCCGCAAGGGCGCCGCGCTCAACGCCGTCCAGATCGCCGAGATCGTCGCGCAGCGACTCTGA
- a CDS encoding NRDE family protein gives MPRSSHGPRSGAAHEHREPRAGTIMCTVVVQVPADPSHPVRLLAVRDEDPARAWDPLGPWWPETHPDVLGVRDRRAGGAWLAADPRARRLAVILNRADVLPDDAPAVSRGRIVLDAVAGASPTGAPATHGFNLVEATPGGVRVSMWDAASLRTVDLEPGTHMIAHDDVDDPRTARIRRWLGAFAAAAPDLEGSDGLQPWLDVLQDTAATPPTDDAAIIRDNRPYGIPTLSLLVCTASIGPAGVELAYGALEVPGEWNRPVLA, from the coding sequence ATGCCCCGATCCTCCCACGGCCCCCGGTCGGGAGCCGCGCACGAGCATCGGGAGCCGAGAGCGGGAACCATCATGTGCACCGTCGTCGTCCAGGTGCCCGCCGACCCGTCGCACCCGGTGCGCCTCCTCGCCGTGCGCGACGAGGATCCGGCCCGGGCCTGGGATCCGCTCGGCCCGTGGTGGCCCGAGACCCACCCGGACGTGCTCGGCGTCCGCGATCGTCGAGCCGGCGGAGCCTGGCTCGCGGCCGACCCCCGGGCCCGGCGCCTCGCCGTGATCCTGAACCGCGCCGATGTGCTCCCCGACGACGCCCCCGCGGTGTCGCGCGGCCGGATCGTCCTGGACGCCGTGGCGGGCGCCTCGCCCACGGGCGCCCCCGCCACCCACGGTTTCAACCTCGTCGAGGCCACCCCCGGCGGAGTCCGCGTGTCGATGTGGGATGCCGCGAGCCTGCGCACCGTCGACCTCGAGCCGGGCACGCACATGATCGCCCACGACGACGTCGACGATCCCCGCACCGCACGCATCCGACGCTGGCTCGGGGCGTTCGCCGCCGCCGCTCCCGACCTCGAAGGGTCGGACGGCCTGCAGCCCTGGCTGGACGTCCTCCAGGACACCGCCGCGACGCCGCCGACCGACGATGCCGCGATCATCCGCGACAACCGGCCCTACGGCATCCCGACGCTGTCGCTGCTGGTGTGCACCGCCTCGATCGGCCCGGCCGGCGTCGAGCTCGCATACGGTGCGCTCGAGGTGCCGGGGGAGTGGAACCGTCCCGTCCTGGCATGA
- the coaBC gene encoding bifunctional phosphopantothenoylcysteine decarboxylase/phosphopantothenate--cysteine ligase CoaBC encodes MFIVVGVTGGIAAYKSVHLVRLLVREGHDVHVIPTEDSLRFIGLTTWEAISRNPVTTSVHDDVAQVRHVALGQSADLVIVAPATANTLAAMAAGLAADLLGTTLLATTAPVVVAPAMHTEMWRHPATTANMATLRRRGVHIVGPADGPLTGGDSGPGRMSEPDEIVAVALAHVRRTGDLAGLTVVVSTGGTREPLDPVRFLGNRSSGRQGAEIAREAAQRGATVVLVAASIDDGVLDEVSALPAVSTMRVETAAQLGGAMTDAAADADVVVMVAAVADYRPAAVSDRKLRKEDGPLASIALVPNDDILAGLAARRREGQTIVGFAAETADDDVIERARRKRERKGVDLLVVNEVGWDSGFGPGENTVAVIGAAGSVVAEAAGSKAAVAGAVWDAIAAARGIR; translated from the coding sequence ATGTTCATCGTAGTCGGGGTCACCGGTGGCATCGCCGCCTACAAGAGCGTTCACCTGGTGCGGCTCCTCGTGCGCGAGGGACACGACGTCCACGTCATCCCGACCGAGGACTCGCTGCGCTTCATCGGTCTCACCACCTGGGAGGCCATCAGTCGCAACCCCGTCACCACCTCGGTGCACGACGACGTCGCCCAGGTGCGGCACGTCGCCCTCGGGCAGAGCGCAGACCTCGTCATCGTCGCCCCCGCCACCGCGAACACCCTCGCGGCGATGGCCGCCGGACTCGCCGCCGATCTGCTGGGCACCACGCTGCTGGCGACCACCGCACCGGTCGTCGTGGCCCCCGCGATGCATACCGAGATGTGGCGGCATCCGGCCACGACGGCGAACATGGCGACCCTGCGCCGGCGGGGCGTGCACATCGTCGGGCCGGCGGACGGACCGTTGACCGGCGGAGACAGCGGGCCGGGGCGGATGTCGGAACCGGACGAGATCGTCGCGGTGGCCCTCGCGCACGTTCGCCGGACGGGCGACCTGGCCGGGTTGACGGTCGTCGTGTCGACCGGGGGCACCCGCGAGCCGCTCGACCCCGTGCGCTTCCTCGGCAACCGCTCCAGCGGCCGCCAGGGTGCCGAGATCGCCCGCGAGGCCGCGCAGCGGGGAGCGACGGTGGTCCTCGTGGCTGCATCGATCGACGACGGCGTGCTGGACGAGGTCTCCGCCCTGCCCGCCGTCTCGACGATGCGGGTCGAGACCGCAGCGCAGCTCGGCGGCGCGATGACCGACGCGGCAGCCGATGCCGATGTCGTGGTGATGGTCGCCGCGGTCGCCGACTATCGACCCGCGGCGGTGTCCGATCGCAAGCTGCGCAAGGAGGACGGGCCGCTCGCGTCGATCGCTCTCGTGCCCAACGACGACATCCTCGCCGGGCTCGCCGCGCGGCGCCGAGAGGGTCAGACGATCGTGGGCTTCGCAGCCGAGACGGCCGATGACGACGTGATCGAGCGCGCGCGGCGCAAACGCGAGCGCAAGGGCGTCGACCTCCTCGTGGTCAACGAGGTCGGGTGGGACTCCGGCTTCGGCCCGGGCGAGAACACCGTGGCCGTGATCGGTGCCGCGGGCTCCGTGGTCGCCGAGGCGGCGGGGTCGAAGGCCGCGGTCGCCGGGGCGGTCTGGGACGCCATCGCCGCTGCGCGCGGCATCCGCTGA
- a CDS encoding aspartate kinase produces the protein MALIVQKYGGSSVADAESIKRVAKRIVDTRRAGHDVVVAVSAMGDTTDELLELAGEVAPIPAPRELDMLLSSGERISMALLAMAIHSMGFEARSFTGSQAGMITDATHGAARIVDVTPVRLREALDEGAIVIVAGFQGFNRDTRDITTLGRGGSDTTAVALAAALSADVCEIYSDVDGIYTADPRVVPKARKLGVVSAEEMLELAANGAKVLYIRAVEYARRHGVMINARSTFSSGSGTFVLGPGMALPEGRKEEEMEEPIVAGVATDLSQAKITVIGVPDVPGKAAEIFKIVAKSGANVDMIVQNVSAAATGRTDISFTLPKTDATLALRALAGEQTEVGFESLVHDDQIGKLSVVGAGMRTHSGVSATLFEALSNAGVNIEMISTSEIRISVVVRGDELAEAARVVHTAYGLDGDTEAVVYAGTGR, from the coding sequence ATGGCATTGATCGTGCAGAAGTACGGCGGGTCGTCCGTCGCCGACGCTGAGAGCATCAAGCGGGTCGCCAAGCGCATCGTCGACACCCGCCGCGCCGGGCATGACGTCGTCGTCGCCGTGAGCGCGATGGGCGACACCACCGACGAACTGCTCGAGCTCGCCGGCGAGGTGGCACCCATCCCCGCGCCGCGCGAGCTCGACATGCTGCTCAGCTCGGGCGAGCGCATCTCGATGGCGCTGCTGGCGATGGCCATCCACTCGATGGGCTTCGAGGCGCGTTCGTTCACCGGCAGCCAGGCCGGCATGATCACCGATGCCACCCACGGGGCCGCGCGTATCGTCGATGTCACCCCGGTGCGGCTGCGCGAGGCCCTCGACGAGGGGGCGATCGTCATCGTCGCCGGCTTCCAGGGCTTCAACCGTGACACGCGCGACATCACGACACTCGGTCGAGGCGGCTCCGACACCACCGCGGTCGCGCTCGCCGCCGCGCTGTCGGCGGACGTCTGCGAGATCTACAGCGACGTCGACGGCATCTACACCGCCGACCCCCGAGTCGTCCCCAAGGCGCGCAAGCTCGGCGTGGTCTCGGCCGAGGAGATGCTCGAGCTCGCCGCGAACGGCGCCAAAGTCCTCTACATCCGTGCGGTGGAGTACGCCCGCCGTCACGGTGTCATGATCAACGCCCGGTCGACGTTCAGCTCGGGGTCCGGCACGTTCGTGCTGGGGCCGGGGATGGCGCTGCCCGAAGGCCGAAAGGAAGAAGAGATGGAAGAGCCGATCGTCGCGGGCGTCGCCACCGACCTCAGCCAGGCCAAGATCACCGTCATCGGCGTCCCCGACGTGCCGGGCAAGGCGGCCGAGATCTTCAAGATCGTGGCCAAGTCCGGCGCCAACGTCGACATGATCGTGCAGAACGTCTCGGCGGCGGCGACGGGACGCACCGACATCTCGTTCACCCTGCCCAAGACCGACGCGACGCTCGCCCTGCGCGCGCTCGCCGGCGAGCAGACCGAGGTCGGGTTCGAGAGCCTCGTCCATGACGACCAGATCGGCAAGCTCTCGGTCGTCGGAGCGGGCATGCGCACCCACTCGGGCGTCTCGGCGACGCTGTTCGAGGCGCTGTCGAACGCCGGGGTCAACATCGAGATGATCTCGACCTCCGAGATCCGCATCTCGGTCGTGGTTCGCGGCGACGAGCTGGCCGAAGCGGCCCGTGTCGTCCACACCGCCTACGGACTCGACGGCGACACCGAGGCCGTCGTCTACGCCGGCACCGGTCGCTGA
- a CDS encoding threonine/serine ThrE exporter family protein yields the protein MPRRPLFASLNALVRSPDSAVGPATEMLPVIDDAFAVRVLDLAIRTGETMLVAGSPASEVTVTIVRVAGVYGLDPVHVDVTYNSITVAHHRSGEDRPITLMRVVRGSAPDHARLQRLQALVAEIRTGLPLDAAALRFRGIRRTPFRYHQPVVVASQALLAVGVAVMFGANWLVILLSFLAAGAAAFTQFLLGKARVPFFFSQIAGAFVLTLVAAASPLLRATGWEAALSMRPSVIVASGIVLMLAGLTVVGAAQDAIDGFALTAMGRILELVTQTLGVVLGILAGIETARVIGLGLEAPTEALPLGPVPLQFLGAGLIALAVAVFNGAGLRIVVVSVALSVVAWAGYVAAASVGFETAAASGVGAFVGSLIGVVAAYRLHVPSVAITTAAILPMVPGAAVFRGLLGVVESGESPATLLTGFSTLAAAATIGIALAVGASLGIYLGQPLRASLGSVIRARARVR from the coding sequence ATGCCACGCCGCCCGCTCTTCGCGTCGCTGAACGCACTCGTCCGTTCCCCCGACAGCGCCGTGGGCCCGGCGACGGAGATGCTTCCGGTCATCGATGACGCCTTCGCCGTCCGAGTGCTCGATCTCGCGATCCGCACCGGCGAGACGATGCTGGTCGCCGGCTCACCCGCGAGCGAGGTCACCGTGACGATCGTGCGGGTCGCGGGTGTCTACGGCCTCGACCCCGTGCACGTCGACGTCACCTACAACTCCATCACCGTCGCGCATCACCGCAGCGGCGAGGATCGTCCCATCACGCTGATGCGGGTGGTGCGGGGGTCGGCGCCCGACCACGCTCGACTGCAGCGCCTGCAGGCGCTCGTCGCCGAGATCCGCACCGGGCTGCCCCTGGATGCCGCCGCCCTGCGGTTCCGCGGCATCCGTCGCACCCCCTTCCGCTACCACCAGCCCGTCGTCGTGGCCTCGCAGGCGCTGCTGGCCGTCGGTGTCGCGGTGATGTTCGGCGCGAACTGGCTGGTCATCCTGCTCTCCTTCCTCGCGGCGGGCGCCGCCGCCTTCACCCAGTTCCTCCTCGGCAAGGCGCGCGTGCCGTTCTTCTTCAGCCAGATCGCGGGCGCCTTCGTGCTGACACTCGTCGCCGCGGCGTCACCGCTGCTGCGGGCGACGGGGTGGGAGGCCGCGTTGAGCATGCGCCCCTCCGTGATCGTGGCCTCGGGGATCGTCCTCATGCTCGCCGGTCTCACGGTGGTCGGCGCCGCGCAGGATGCGATCGACGGCTTCGCGCTGACGGCGATGGGCCGCATCCTCGAACTCGTCACGCAGACGCTCGGCGTCGTCCTCGGCATCCTCGCCGGGATCGAGACCGCGCGGGTGATCGGCCTCGGCCTCGAGGCGCCGACCGAGGCGCTGCCGCTCGGCCCGGTGCCTCTGCAGTTCCTCGGCGCGGGGCTCATCGCCCTCGCCGTCGCCGTCTTCAACGGCGCGGGGCTGCGCATCGTCGTGGTGAGCGTCGCGCTCAGCGTCGTCGCCTGGGCGGGCTACGTGGCCGCCGCGTCGGTCGGCTTCGAGACGGCGGCCGCGAGCGGCGTCGGCGCCTTCGTCGGGAGCCTCATCGGCGTCGTCGCCGCCTACCGGCTGCACGTGCCCTCGGTCGCCATCACGACAGCGGCGATCCTGCCCATGGTGCCGGGAGCCGCCGTCTTCCGCGGCCTGCTGGGCGTGGTCGAGTCGGGCGAGAGTCCCGCCACGCTTCTCACCGGGTTCAGCACCCTCGCGGCCGCGGCCACGATCGGCATCGCGCTCGCGGTCGGGGCGTCGCTGGGGATCTACCTCGGCCAGCCGCTGCGGGCGTCCCTCGGTTCGGTGATCCGGGCTCGCGCCCGGGTGCGCTGA
- a CDS encoding 6-phosphofructokinase has protein sequence MKIGILTSGGDCPGLNAVIRGVVLKGTTSYNIEFVGIRDGWRGVVDGDFFPLTRHEVKGLSKVGGTILGTSRTNPYEGPRGGAENIAATLDKHRIDGIIAIGGEGTLAAANRLANDGINVLGVPKTIDNDLKATDYSFGFDTAVNIATDAMDRLRTTGDSHQRCMVAEVMGRHVGWIALHAGIAAGAHVICIPEVPMSIEEITSQVTKAFDRGRAPLVVVSEGFKLTGQDEAFSDKGLDAFNRPRLGGISEVLAPEIERITGIETRATVLGHIQRGGSPSAFDRVLATRLGLAAADAIVDGAWGQMVSLKGTDIVRVSFDEALGELNTVPLYRYEEAAALFG, from the coding sequence ATGAAGATCGGCATCCTCACGAGCGGCGGCGACTGCCCCGGACTCAACGCTGTCATCCGAGGCGTCGTGCTGAAAGGCACCACCTCGTACAACATCGAGTTCGTCGGCATCCGCGACGGGTGGCGCGGCGTGGTCGACGGCGACTTCTTCCCGCTCACCCGCCACGAGGTCAAGGGCCTGTCGAAGGTCGGCGGAACCATCCTCGGCACCAGCCGCACGAACCCCTACGAGGGCCCGCGGGGCGGCGCCGAGAACATCGCCGCGACGCTCGACAAGCACCGCATCGACGGCATCATCGCGATCGGCGGCGAGGGCACCCTCGCGGCCGCGAACCGGCTCGCGAACGACGGCATCAACGTGCTGGGCGTGCCCAAGACGATCGACAACGACCTGAAGGCGACCGACTACTCGTTCGGCTTCGACACCGCCGTCAACATCGCCACCGACGCGATGGACCGCCTGCGCACGACCGGAGACTCCCACCAGCGGTGCATGGTCGCCGAGGTGATGGGCCGTCACGTGGGATGGATCGCCCTGCACGCCGGCATCGCCGCCGGAGCCCACGTCATCTGCATCCCCGAGGTGCCGATGTCGATCGAGGAGATCACGTCGCAGGTGACCAAGGCCTTCGACCGCGGCCGCGCGCCCCTCGTCGTCGTCTCGGAGGGCTTCAAGCTCACCGGTCAGGACGAGGCGTTCAGCGACAAGGGACTCGACGCGTTCAACCGCCCGCGTCTGGGCGGCATCAGCGAGGTGCTCGCGCCCGAGATCGAGCGGATCACCGGCATCGAGACGCGCGCCACCGTGCTCGGCCACATCCAGCGCGGCGGCTCGCCGTCGGCGTTCGACCGCGTGCTCGCGACCCGGCTGGGCCTCGCGGCCGCGGACGCCATCGTCGACGGCGCCTGGGGGCAGATGGTGTCGCTGAAGGGCACCGACATCGTGCGCGTGTCGTTCGACGAGGCTCTCGGCGAGCTCAACACCGTGCCGCTGTACCGCTACGAAGAGGCCGCCGCCCTCTTCGGCTGA